A genome region from Gouania willdenowi chromosome 9, fGouWil2.1, whole genome shotgun sequence includes the following:
- the LOC114469224 gene encoding putative defense protein 3 gives MELLLTVLVLVPILWCIDGYPTGAHSDACGPMIPRHVGAYPQHTPSPYSVLTNSKMFYPGYPVTVTIAGPQYRGLLLQARSHESNDALGSWQLPPPDTKFLNCSNNPHGAMTHSNPNLKGVTTVYSWVPPDFHGPIYFMVTVVQERTVFWVHLSSIHVFRGSGPPPGPVAGPGRAGAGAGAGAGTGAGRAGALATGGQSGLAEQTSIVALVMSFLLFAILG, from the exons ATGGAGCTGCTGCTGAcagttctggttctggttcccATTCTCTGGTGCATTGATGGATACCCCACTGGGGCCCATTCTGACGCCTGTGGACCGATGATACCCCGCCATGTTGGGGCTTATCCTCAGCACACACCATCTCCATACTCTGTGCTCACCAACTCCAAGATGTTCTACCCCGGATATCCAGTGACTG TAACCATCGCTGGTCCTCAGTATAGAGGTTTGCTGCTGCAAGCTCGGAGTCATGAAAGTAACGACGCTTTGGGGAGCTGGCAGCTTCCACCTCCAGACACTAAGTTCCTGAAT TGTTCTAATAACCCACACGGCGCTATGACTCACTCCAACCCTAATCTGAAGGGTGTAACCACTGTCTACAGCTGGGTTCCACCAGACTTTCACGGCCCCATTTACTTTAT gGTCACCGTAGTACAGGAGCGCACCGTCTTCTGGGTTCATCTGTCATCCATCCATGTATTTAGAG GATCAGGGCCCCCACCTGGTCCAGTTGCTGGTCCTGGTCGTGCTG gtgctggtgctggtgctggtgctggtaCTGGTGCTGGTCGTGCTGGTGCTCTGGCCACAGGCGGTCAATCCGGATTGGCTGAACAAACCTCCATCGTTGCTCTCGTCATGTCTTTTCTGCTTTTTGCCATTCTAGGATAA